In Herbaspirillum sp. WKF16, one genomic interval encodes:
- a CDS encoding branched-chain amino acid ABC transporter permease, producing MQIVFLLEQILNGLLVGGYYLLIALGLSLIFSLGGIVNLAHGAFYAIGAYLAVEITRHLGFAGAIVISPLLVALAGILFERFLLRRFYSADPILGLLLTFGLAMVAEQLIRIVWGASPLPASIPPAFKGQVMVGDFMYSKYRLLMLAVVLAALTLIWLLLNKTSFGRVVRAGVQKPDMVAVLGIRLQPYMTAIVMLGLGLAALAGVLFAPISGVHPAMGAEIMTAAFVVVVIGGLGSFWGVVLAAVLVGVVRGITIQFYAPAGEASMYLLMLLVLIFRPRGLLGERIERFE from the coding sequence ATGCAAATCGTTTTCCTGCTCGAACAAATCCTCAACGGCCTGCTGGTGGGCGGCTATTACCTGCTCATCGCGCTGGGCCTGTCGCTGATCTTCAGCCTGGGCGGCATCGTCAACCTGGCGCACGGCGCCTTCTACGCGATCGGCGCCTACCTGGCCGTGGAGATCACCAGGCACCTCGGCTTCGCCGGCGCGATCGTGATCTCGCCGCTGCTGGTGGCGCTGGCCGGCATCCTGTTCGAACGCTTCCTGCTGCGCCGTTTCTATTCGGCCGATCCCATCCTCGGCCTGCTGCTGACCTTCGGCCTGGCGATGGTGGCCGAGCAGCTGATCCGCATCGTCTGGGGCGCCTCGCCGCTGCCGGCCTCGATCCCGCCGGCCTTCAAGGGCCAGGTGATGGTGGGCGATTTCATGTATTCCAAGTACCGCCTGCTGATGCTGGCGGTGGTGCTGGCGGCGCTGACGCTGATCTGGCTGCTGCTCAACAAGACCTCCTTCGGCCGCGTGGTGCGCGCCGGCGTGCAAAAGCCCGACATGGTGGCGGTGCTGGGCATCAGGCTGCAGCCCTACATGACCGCCATCGTGATGCTGGGCCTGGGCCTGGCGGCATTGGCAGGGGTACTGTTCGCGCCGATCTCCGGGGTGCATCCGGCCATGGGCGCCGAGATCATGACCGCCGCCTTCGTGGTGGTGGTGATCGGCGGCCTGGGCAGCTTCTGGGGCGTGGTGCTGGCCGCCGTGCTGGTGGGCGTGGTGCGCGGCATCACCATCCAGTTCTACGCGCCGGCCGGCGAGGCTTCGATGTACCTGCTGATGCTGCTGGTGCTTATTTTCCGCCCGCGCGGCCTGCTGGGCGAGCGCATCGAACGATTCGAATGA
- a CDS encoding ABC transporter substrate-binding protein has product MEQDNSKDQNHAAHDPASPRRRSILKAGAAVAGASALGFPAIVRAQSDKIIIGHLTPRTGFLGPMGEYAVMSINLAVEEQNKAGGLLGRQLTLISEDSVNPPTASSKAQRLLERDGAAVLIGEISSASALGIAQVAQRNRKIFMNTGCNSDELRGKSCNKFMFHIEAANSTYVKACGQQLLQNGLIKGKKMYALTADYAFGHDLLRTAKVFVTANGGSIANDELVPTDATDFSPYLLKIRQAKPDLVISNLAGNQITNFIKQYSEFGLPFPMSGFGFDTVAAWGAGADNFAGTWPTTWHHDVDAPSAKAFVAAFIKKYGKPPENQAWGEYVAFRSVVQAITETKSLDTMKLIEYFEKGAEVDVLKARKGTYRAWDHQLLQEMYTLSPKPKGKAKDQWDFLQLGAAVPGPGGSLESIAPTMQENACKFT; this is encoded by the coding sequence ATGGAGCAAGACAACAGCAAGGACCAGAACCACGCAGCGCACGACCCCGCCTCGCCGCGCCGCCGCAGCATCCTGAAAGCCGGCGCCGCCGTGGCCGGCGCCTCGGCGCTGGGCTTCCCCGCCATCGTCAGGGCGCAGTCGGACAAGATCATCATCGGCCACCTGACCCCGCGCACCGGCTTCCTCGGCCCCATGGGCGAATACGCGGTGATGAGCATCAACCTCGCCGTGGAAGAACAGAACAAGGCCGGCGGCCTGCTGGGCCGCCAGTTGACGCTGATCTCGGAAGACTCGGTCAACCCGCCCACCGCCTCCTCCAAGGCGCAGCGCCTGCTGGAGCGCGACGGCGCCGCGGTGCTGATCGGCGAGATCTCCTCGGCCTCCGCGCTGGGCATCGCCCAGGTGGCGCAGCGCAACCGGAAAATCTTCATGAACACCGGCTGCAACTCGGACGAACTGCGCGGCAAGAGCTGCAACAAGTTCATGTTCCACATCGAGGCGGCCAACTCCACCTACGTCAAGGCCTGTGGCCAGCAGCTGCTGCAGAACGGCCTGATCAAGGGCAAGAAGATGTACGCGCTGACGGCCGACTACGCCTTCGGCCACGACCTGCTGCGCACCGCCAAGGTCTTCGTCACCGCCAACGGCGGCAGCATCGCCAACGATGAACTGGTGCCCACCGACGCCACCGATTTCAGCCCCTACCTGCTCAAGATCCGCCAGGCCAAGCCGGACCTGGTGATCTCCAACCTGGCCGGCAACCAGATCACCAACTTCATCAAGCAGTACTCCGAATTCGGCCTGCCGTTCCCGATGTCGGGCTTCGGCTTCGACACCGTGGCCGCCTGGGGAGCCGGTGCCGACAACTTCGCCGGCACCTGGCCCACCACCTGGCACCACGACGTCGACGCGCCTTCGGCCAAGGCCTTCGTCGCCGCCTTCATCAAGAAGTACGGCAAGCCGCCCGAGAACCAGGCCTGGGGCGAATACGTCGCCTTCCGCTCGGTGGTGCAGGCGATCACGGAGACCAAGTCGCTCGACACCATGAAGCTCATCGAGTACTTCGAGAAAGGCGCCGAGGTCGACGTGCTCAAGGCGCGCAAGGGCACCTATCGCGCCTGGGACCACCAGCTGCTGCAGGAGATGTACACGCTCTCGCCCAAGCCGAAAGGCAAGGCCAAGGACCAGTGGGACTTCCTGCAGCTGGGCGCGGCCGTGCCGGGGCCGGGTGGGTCGCTGGAATCAATCGCGCCGACGATGCAGGAGAACGCTTGTAAGTTCACCTGA
- a CDS encoding SDR family oxidoreductase produces the protein MDLNLKDKKVIVTAGAQGIGLAITAAFVEAGAQVHICDVSDDFLDAARQQFGQAPVSYSHTDVTDEKQVDAMFAELAQRWDGKLDVLVNNAGIAGPTAPLEEVDLPAWDQTIAVNLTGPFLCARRAVPMLKKNGGGSLVNISSVAGRLGFAQRTPYSASKYGIIGLTESWAIELGPDNIRVNAVLPGVVAGARQERVIAAKAASYGIDHEEMRERVLSKVSMRQMVTAEDIANQIIFICSPAGAAISGRSLSVCGNVETLS, from the coding sequence ATGGATCTGAACCTCAAGGACAAGAAAGTCATCGTCACCGCCGGCGCCCAGGGCATCGGCCTGGCCATCACCGCCGCCTTCGTCGAAGCCGGCGCGCAAGTGCACATCTGCGACGTCAGCGACGACTTCCTCGACGCCGCGCGCCAGCAGTTCGGCCAGGCCCCGGTCAGCTACAGCCACACCGACGTCACCGACGAGAAGCAGGTCGACGCCATGTTCGCCGAGCTGGCCCAGCGCTGGGACGGCAAACTGGACGTCCTGGTCAACAACGCCGGCATCGCCGGCCCCACCGCGCCGCTGGAAGAAGTCGACCTGCCGGCCTGGGACCAGACCATCGCCGTCAACCTGACCGGCCCCTTCCTGTGCGCGCGGCGCGCGGTGCCGATGCTCAAGAAGAACGGCGGCGGCTCGCTGGTCAACATTTCCTCGGTGGCCGGACGCCTGGGCTTCGCGCAACGCACGCCGTATTCGGCCTCCAAGTACGGCATCATCGGCCTGACCGAAAGCTGGGCCATCGAACTGGGCCCGGACAACATCCGCGTCAACGCCGTGCTGCCCGGCGTGGTGGCAGGCGCCCGCCAGGAGCGCGTGATCGCGGCCAAGGCGGCCTCCTACGGCATCGACCATGAAGAGATGCGCGAGCGCGTGCTCTCCAAGGTGTCGATGCGCCAGATGGTCACCGCCGAGGACATCGCCAACCAGATCATCTTCATCTGCTCGCCGGCCGGCGCCGCCATCAGCGGCCGCAGCCTGTCGGTATGCGGCAACGTCGAAACCCTGAGCTGA
- a CDS encoding 3-hydroxyacyl-CoA dehydrogenase — protein MSEKIAVVGAGLIGRAWAIVFARAGFNVAIWDAVPQALQACQQLLRDNVGDLAAHGLIEESVEVVLARIKPATSLADALRNAALVQENVKETVEVKRDIFAEMDRLAAPGTILTSSTSWIPTSDFSEQLPGRDRILVAHPVNPPYLVPLVELAPAPWTSKSTVERARDIYTRAGQSPVVLNKEITGFLLNRIQGAVLNEALNLYENGYASSEDLDKVLKDGLGLRWSFMGPFETIDLNAPEGVLDYAKRYGHTYRDVAKTQPPNEWRPETLEKIEKERRAALPAAKLGERARWRDNRLMGLVAHKRKQPT, from the coding sequence ATGAGCGAGAAGATCGCAGTCGTCGGCGCCGGCCTGATCGGCCGCGCCTGGGCCATCGTATTCGCGCGGGCCGGCTTCAACGTCGCCATCTGGGACGCCGTGCCGCAGGCGCTGCAGGCCTGCCAGCAACTGCTGCGCGACAACGTCGGCGACCTGGCCGCGCATGGCCTGATCGAGGAAAGCGTAGAGGTGGTGCTGGCGCGCATCAAGCCCGCAACCAGCCTGGCCGATGCGCTCAGGAATGCCGCGCTGGTGCAGGAAAACGTGAAGGAGACGGTCGAGGTCAAGCGCGATATCTTCGCCGAAATGGACCGGCTGGCCGCGCCCGGCACCATCCTCACCAGCTCCACCTCGTGGATCCCGACCTCCGATTTTTCAGAGCAGTTGCCGGGCCGCGACCGCATCCTGGTGGCGCACCCGGTCAACCCGCCCTACCTGGTGCCGCTGGTGGAACTGGCGCCGGCGCCCTGGACCTCGAAATCGACGGTGGAACGCGCGCGCGACATCTACACCCGCGCCGGCCAGTCGCCGGTGGTGCTCAACAAGGAAATCACCGGCTTCCTGCTCAACCGCATCCAGGGCGCGGTATTGAACGAGGCGCTCAATCTCTATGAAAACGGCTATGCTTCCTCCGAGGACCTGGACAAGGTGCTGAAGGACGGCCTGGGCCTGCGCTGGTCCTTCATGGGCCCGTTCGAAACCATCGACCTGAACGCCCCCGAAGGCGTGCTGGATTACGCGAAGCGCTACGGCCACACCTACCGCGACGTCGCCAAGACCCAGCCGCCCAACGAATGGCGCCCCGAGACGCTGGAGAAGATCGAAAAGGAAAGACGCGCCGCGCTGCCGGCCGCCAAGCTGGGCGAACGCGCGCGCTGGCGCGACAACCGCTTGATGGGGCTGGTGGCGCACAAGCGCAAGCAGCCGACGTGA
- a CDS encoding branched-chain amino acid ABC transporter ATP-binding protein/permease, which yields MNKKHQPLWIAAAALVVTPFVLQLLGLTTTSATDVVIYAIAAMGLNLLVGYTGLTSFGHGAWFGVGAYAAALSQKYWFPGQIVLPLLFTIAFIAVCAAVIGFLILRRRGVYFSLLTLALSALTFAIAFRWTDFTGGESGLGGITRPALAGIDLDRSVPYLVFVSVIAWLVLYALHRVIRSPFGHTIVAIRENEQRARFQGYATIVYKLQMFIISASVTGLAGGLLAFHHRFASAEPTSVAFSGELLAMVVIGGMRSFLGPALGALFYILFRECLSIWTENWLLWFGLAFVGFILFSPTGLVGIWRQLARRLRPPPEVGAAMSARQIVDGLPLPAFLQPPARQGLVLEAKDIEIRFGGIQAVKNAQIALHAGEIHALIGPNGAGKTTTFNLISGMFAPSGGSVKLNGEEIAGLPPSQICQRGLARSFQITNLFKGLSIYENLRLSLQARHASRYNMWTDVDSYPEIHAETDELMRFLGLKGIDEIEGGALSYGGQRLVDLGIALGSKPHVLLMDEPLAGLAAAERERVSRLVKIIAANIPVLIVEHDIDRVLGFSQKVTVMNQGSVLMAGTPDQARADTRVQEIYTGHGTPPVTGRIAGDAQERPQLLAFDQVNAFYGKSHILNDATLEVRQGEIVALLGRNGAGKSTLLKALTGLLKPASGSIRYNGRNIAGLAAPDIARLGIGYVPQGRGLFAGMTVAENLALGRLARKTDGKGGDDGVAWSEEKILQYFPRLKERLHTHADFLSGGEQQMVAVARALSGNVKLLLLDEPFEGLAPAVVQELFTVFDQLRREVSIVIVEHNLDLVLALADRVFALERGAVFHTGPAEPLLTDLAYRKKILWL from the coding sequence ATGAACAAGAAACATCAACCCCTGTGGATCGCGGCGGCGGCGCTGGTCGTCACGCCCTTCGTCCTGCAACTGCTGGGCCTGACCACCACCTCGGCCACCGACGTGGTGATCTACGCCATCGCCGCCATGGGCCTGAACCTGCTGGTGGGCTACACCGGCCTGACCTCGTTCGGCCACGGCGCCTGGTTCGGCGTGGGCGCCTATGCGGCGGCGCTGTCGCAGAAATACTGGTTCCCGGGGCAGATCGTGCTGCCGCTGCTGTTCACCATCGCCTTCATCGCGGTGTGCGCGGCGGTGATCGGCTTCCTGATCCTGCGCCGGCGCGGCGTCTACTTCTCGCTGCTGACGCTGGCGCTGTCGGCGCTGACCTTCGCCATCGCCTTCCGCTGGACCGACTTCACCGGCGGCGAATCCGGCCTGGGCGGCATCACGCGGCCCGCATTGGCCGGCATCGACCTCGACCGGTCGGTGCCCTACCTGGTCTTCGTCAGCGTGATCGCCTGGCTGGTGCTGTACGCGCTGCACCGGGTGATCCGCTCGCCCTTCGGCCACACCATCGTGGCCATCCGCGAGAACGAGCAGCGCGCCCGCTTCCAGGGCTACGCCACCATCGTCTACAAGCTGCAGATGTTCATCATCTCGGCCAGCGTGACCGGCCTGGCCGGCGGCCTACTGGCCTTCCACCACCGCTTCGCCTCGGCCGAGCCGACCTCGGTGGCCTTCTCCGGCGAGTTGCTGGCGATGGTGGTGATCGGCGGCATGCGCAGCTTCCTCGGCCCGGCGCTGGGCGCGCTGTTCTACATCCTGTTCCGCGAATGCCTGTCGATCTGGACCGAGAACTGGCTGCTCTGGTTCGGCCTGGCCTTCGTCGGCTTCATCCTGTTCTCGCCCACCGGGCTGGTCGGCATCTGGCGCCAGCTCGCCCGCCGCCTGCGGCCGCCGCCGGAAGTGGGCGCGGCCATGAGCGCGCGCCAGATCGTCGACGGCCTGCCGCTGCCGGCCTTCCTGCAGCCGCCGGCGCGGCAGGGACTGGTGCTGGAAGCCAAGGACATCGAGATCCGCTTCGGCGGCATCCAGGCGGTGAAGAACGCGCAGATTGCGCTGCACGCCGGCGAGATCCACGCGCTGATCGGCCCCAACGGCGCCGGCAAGACCACCACCTTCAACCTGATCTCCGGCATGTTCGCCCCCAGCGGCGGCAGCGTGAAACTCAACGGCGAGGAAATCGCCGGCCTGCCGCCCAGCCAGATCTGCCAGCGCGGCCTGGCGCGCTCGTTCCAGATCACCAACCTGTTCAAGGGCCTGTCGATCTACGAGAACCTGCGGCTGTCGCTGCAGGCGCGCCACGCCTCGCGCTACAACATGTGGACCGACGTCGACAGCTACCCCGAAATCCACGCCGAGACCGACGAGCTGATGCGCTTCCTGGGCCTGAAGGGGATCGACGAGATCGAAGGCGGCGCACTCTCCTACGGCGGCCAGCGCCTGGTGGACCTGGGCATCGCGCTGGGCTCCAAGCCGCACGTGCTGCTGATGGACGAGCCGCTGGCCGGCCTGGCCGCGGCCGAGCGCGAGCGCGTCTCGCGGCTGGTGAAGATCATCGCCGCCAACATCCCGGTGCTGATCGTCGAGCACGACATCGACCGCGTGCTGGGCTTCTCGCAGAAAGTGACGGTGATGAACCAGGGCAGCGTGCTGATGGCCGGCACGCCCGACCAGGCGCGCGCCGATACCCGCGTGCAGGAGATCTACACCGGCCACGGCACGCCGCCGGTCACCGGCCGCATCGCCGGCGACGCGCAGGAGCGGCCGCAGCTGCTGGCCTTCGATCAGGTCAACGCCTTCTACGGCAAGAGCCACATCCTCAACGACGCCACGCTGGAAGTGCGCCAGGGCGAGATCGTGGCGCTCTTGGGCCGCAACGGCGCCGGCAAGTCCACGCTCCTCAAGGCGCTGACCGGCCTGCTCAAGCCGGCCTCTGGATCGATCCGCTACAACGGCCGCAACATCGCCGGCCTGGCCGCGCCCGACATCGCGCGCCTGGGCATCGGCTATGTGCCGCAGGGACGCGGCCTGTTCGCCGGCATGACGGTGGCCGAGAACCTGGCGCTGGGCCGCCTGGCGCGCAAGACCGATGGCAAGGGCGGCGACGACGGCGTGGCCTGGAGCGAGGAGAAGATCCTGCAGTACTTCCCCCGCCTCAAGGAACGCCTGCACACCCACGCCGACTTCCTCTCCGGCGGCGAGCAGCAGATGGTGGCGGTGGCGCGCGCGCTGTCAGGCAACGTCAAGCTGCTGCTGCTGGACGAACCCTTCGAAGGCCTGGCCCCGGCGGTGGTGCAGGAACTGTTCACGGTCTTCGACCAGCTGCGCCGGGAAGTCTCGATCGTCATCGTCGAGCACAACCTCGACCTGGTGCTGGCGCTGGCCGACCGCGTGTTCGCGCTGGAACGCGGCGCGGTGTTCCATACCGGCCCGGCCGAGCCGCTGCTGACCGACCTGGCCTACCGCAAGAAGATTCTCTGGCTGTAG